A DNA window from Tenuifilaceae bacterium CYCD contains the following coding sequences:
- the susA_1 gene encoding neopullulanase SusA has product MKRLVILFVILFSVLELQCAKVKRVEPLNWWVGMNNPNLQILVYGDDLSGLTPEISNPEVTLVNTERVDNKNYLFLNLTISPKANAGVFDIKLKRNGKEEETLKYELKSREANSADRLGFNSGDIIYQIFPDRFSNGNVQNDFVKGYPDSTNRLNPNARHGGDIQGIINHLDYISAMGYTAIWVTPVLESNMHSGSYHGYAITDYYKVDPRFGSNQLYRQLSDECKKRGIKLIIDVVLNHSGTEWWLFEDIPSNDWVNNYPDFKMCNFKASTNFDPHRANVDQEGMADGWFASSMPDLNQRNPLLANYLIQNTIWWIEYAGLGGIRSDTHQFPDKYFVSQWGKRILAEYPNFNMVGEVWLESPAMVAYWQKDAPNLDEFNSNLPTVMDFPLTFALPQVFSDENDPTNNLNKLYDHFSQDFLFRNPMNMMIFADNHDMARFYTQISENLLNCKLAMALLLTTRGIPQVYAGSEFLMLGDKKLGDGAMRIDFPGGWTDDNVNAFTQQGLGNDQIDAQNYLKKIQTWRKNNDAVKYGQMKHFYPQNGVYVYFRQSGSQSVMVILNNSKEGKTIETNRFAECLGNRSSGVDVISGATISLLNKIDIQGKTAMIIQLK; this is encoded by the coding sequence ATGAAGAGACTCGTAATTCTATTTGTCATTCTATTCAGCGTTTTGGAACTGCAATGCGCAAAGGTGAAGCGCGTAGAGCCCCTAAACTGGTGGGTTGGAATGAATAATCCTAATCTTCAAATTTTGGTATATGGGGATGATCTTTCGGGGTTAACTCCTGAAATAAGTAACCCCGAGGTTACTTTGGTAAATACAGAACGGGTTGATAATAAGAACTACCTGTTCTTGAATTTGACCATTTCGCCGAAGGCAAATGCGGGTGTTTTCGATATTAAGTTGAAGCGAAACGGGAAGGAGGAGGAAACTCTAAAGTATGAACTTAAATCGCGAGAGGCTAATTCTGCCGATCGATTAGGGTTCAATAGTGGTGATATTATTTATCAGATTTTCCCCGATCGATTTAGCAATGGCAATGTGCAAAACGATTTTGTAAAAGGTTATCCTGATAGCACCAATCGCTTGAATCCAAATGCTAGGCATGGTGGCGATATTCAGGGAATTATAAATCACCTCGATTATATTTCCGCCATGGGATATACCGCAATTTGGGTTACGCCAGTGTTGGAGAGTAATATGCATTCGGGTTCGTATCATGGCTATGCCATTACCGATTACTATAAGGTTGATCCTAGGTTTGGTAGTAATCAATTGTATCGTCAGTTGTCCGATGAGTGCAAGAAGCGTGGTATAAAGTTGATTATTGATGTTGTGCTAAACCACAGTGGGACAGAGTGGTGGCTGTTTGAGGATATACCTTCGAATGATTGGGTGAATAACTATCCCGATTTTAAAATGTGCAATTTTAAGGCTTCCACTAATTTTGATCCTCATCGAGCTAATGTCGATCAGGAGGGAATGGCCGATGGCTGGTTTGCCAGTTCAATGCCCGATTTAAATCAGCGAAATCCTCTTTTGGCGAACTACCTTATTCAAAATACGATTTGGTGGATTGAGTATGCCGGACTTGGTGGAATTCGTAGCGATACGCATCAATTTCCCGATAAGTATTTTGTTAGTCAATGGGGAAAACGTATTCTTGCTGAATATCCCAATTTCAATATGGTTGGTGAGGTTTGGCTCGAGAGTCCGGCAATGGTGGCATACTGGCAGAAGGATGCTCCCAATTTGGATGAATTTAACTCCAACTTGCCAACAGTTATGGATTTCCCGCTAACCTTTGCTTTGCCGCAAGTGTTCTCCGACGAGAATGATCCAACCAATAATTTGAACAAATTGTACGATCATTTTAGTCAAGATTTCTTGTTCCGCAACCCTATGAACATGATGATATTTGCCGATAATCATGACATGGCTCGTTTCTACACTCAAATTAGCGAGAACTTATTGAATTGTAAGTTGGCCATGGCATTGCTACTTACTACCCGTGGTATTCCACAGGTTTATGCTGGATCCGAATTTTTGATGTTGGGCGATAAGAAATTGGGGGATGGTGCGATGCGTATTGATTTTCCGGGAGGATGGACTGATGACAATGTTAATGCATTCACGCAGCAAGGACTTGGCAATGATCAGATTGATGCGCAAAATTATCTAAAGAAAATTCAAACCTGGCGAAAAAACAATGATGCTGTTAAGTATGGACAAATGAAGCATTTCTATCCGCAGAATGGAGTTTACGTTTATTTCCGTCAAAGTGGAAGTCAATCTGTGATGGTTATTTTGAATAATAGTAAAGAGGGTAAGACTATCGAAACCAATCGTTTTGCAGAGTGTTTAGGCAATCGTAGTTCAGGCGTCGATGTAATTTCAGGAGCAACAATATCGTTATTGAATAAAATAGATATTCAGGGCAAAACTGCCATGATTATTCAGTTAAAGTAG
- the rpsO gene encoding 30S ribosomal protein S15, with the protein MNYLSAEKKQEIFKDYGKSNTDTGSPESQIALFSYRINHLTEHLKTHRKDYGTQRSLLKLVGKRRRLLDYLKENDIERYRAVVKALNLRK; encoded by the coding sequence ATGAATTACTTATCGGCAGAAAAGAAACAAGAGATTTTTAAGGATTACGGGAAGTCCAATACCGACACTGGTTCACCAGAGAGCCAGATTGCGTTATTCTCCTACCGTATCAACCACTTAACAGAGCACTTGAAAACCCATAGAAAAGACTATGGAACTCAACGTTCTCTATTAAAGTTGGTAGGTAAACGGAGAAGACTACTTGATTACTTAAAGGAAAACGATATTGAGAGATATCGAGCAGTGGTAAAAGCACTAAACTTGAGAAAGTAA
- the pnp gene encoding polyribonucleotide nucleotidyltransferase: MLKVVKKTIELSDGRTIVLETGKLAKQAHGSVVLTMGKTMLLATVVSAQEAKEDVDFMPLSVEYKEKFAASGRFPGGFMKREAKPSDYEILIARLIDRALRPLFPEDYHADTFVTVNLISAEKDIMPDSLAGLAASAALAVSDVPFHGPISEVRVARVKGKFMINPTFKEVEEADIDMIVAATYDNILMVEGELKEVSEADMLEAIKTAHDAIKPQCLAQIELAKEVGIAKRQYCHETNDEDLKAKVHEFCYDKVYNVAKSVLPKHERTDAFDAIKKSFIETLPEEEREAKTFLVNRYYHTVEKEAMRNMILNEGVRLDGRKTNEIRPIWCEVDYLPMAHGSAIFTRGETQSLTTVTIGTKLDEKIIDEVLMKGTEKFTLHYNFPPFSTGEAKASRGVSRREIGHGNLAHRALKNMIPHPDENPYAIRVVSDILESNGSSSMATVCAGTLALMDAGIKIKKPVSGIAMGLITEKGSSRFAVLSDILGDEDHLGDMDFKVTGTRDGITATQMDIKVEGLSYEVLAKALHQAHEGRMHILGKILETIPEPRAEFKPHAPRIEQFSIPRDSIGAVIGPGGKVIQEIQRETLTTITIEEINNHGVVSVFAESADSISAAVKWIKGIVAVPEVGEIYHGKVKSIMPFGAFIEIMPNKDGLLHISEIDWKRIEKVEDVLKEGDELDVKLIEIDKKTGKLKLSRKVLLEKPESKKKEQQ; this comes from the coding sequence ATGCTAAAAGTTGTAAAAAAAACAATCGAACTAAGCGATGGAAGAACTATTGTTCTTGAAACTGGCAAACTTGCCAAGCAAGCTCACGGTTCGGTTGTACTAACAATGGGTAAAACCATGCTTCTCGCTACAGTTGTAAGCGCTCAGGAAGCAAAAGAAGATGTAGATTTTATGCCACTCAGCGTGGAGTATAAGGAGAAATTCGCCGCAAGCGGACGCTTTCCTGGCGGCTTCATGAAACGCGAAGCAAAACCTTCTGATTACGAGATTCTGATTGCTCGCCTTATCGATCGCGCGCTTCGTCCCCTGTTCCCCGAAGATTACCACGCAGACACATTTGTTACGGTTAACCTAATTTCTGCAGAGAAAGACATTATGCCCGACTCATTGGCAGGATTAGCCGCCTCTGCAGCGCTTGCTGTTTCTGACGTTCCGTTTCACGGTCCAATATCCGAAGTTCGTGTAGCCCGCGTTAAGGGCAAGTTCATGATTAACCCAACATTCAAAGAGGTTGAGGAAGCTGATATTGATATGATAGTTGCAGCAACCTACGACAACATTCTCATGGTTGAGGGCGAACTTAAAGAGGTTTCCGAAGCCGATATGCTCGAAGCCATTAAAACTGCCCACGACGCCATTAAACCCCAGTGCCTTGCGCAAATTGAATTGGCCAAGGAGGTTGGTATTGCTAAACGTCAATACTGCCACGAAACAAACGATGAAGATCTAAAAGCAAAAGTACATGAGTTTTGCTACGACAAGGTTTACAATGTGGCAAAATCGGTTCTTCCAAAGCACGAACGCACCGACGCATTCGATGCTATCAAAAAGTCTTTTATCGAAACCTTACCAGAGGAAGAACGCGAAGCAAAAACATTCCTGGTGAACCGCTACTACCATACGGTTGAGAAAGAAGCTATGCGCAATATGATTCTTAACGAAGGGGTACGCCTTGACGGCAGAAAAACCAACGAAATTCGTCCCATCTGGTGCGAAGTGGATTATTTACCCATGGCTCACGGTTCCGCGATTTTTACCCGTGGTGAAACACAATCGTTAACCACCGTAACCATTGGAACCAAACTCGACGAAAAGATCATTGACGAGGTTTTGATGAAGGGAACAGAAAAGTTCACCCTACACTACAACTTTCCTCCTTTCTCAACCGGTGAAGCAAAAGCATCACGTGGCGTAAGCCGTAGAGAGATTGGACACGGAAATCTTGCTCACAGAGCTTTGAAAAACATGATACCTCATCCTGACGAAAACCCTTACGCAATTCGTGTAGTAAGCGACATTCTTGAATCGAACGGGTCATCGTCGATGGCAACAGTTTGCGCAGGAACCCTTGCGCTAATGGATGCTGGTATTAAAATTAAGAAACCCGTATCGGGCATCGCCATGGGGCTAATCACCGAAAAGGGCTCATCAAGATTTGCAGTTCTTTCAGATATTCTAGGTGATGAGGATCACTTGGGTGACATGGACTTTAAAGTTACCGGAACCCGCGATGGTATCACTGCTACACAAATGGACATAAAGGTTGAAGGCCTATCCTACGAAGTGCTTGCCAAAGCATTACATCAAGCTCACGAGGGAAGAATGCACATTCTCGGCAAAATTCTTGAAACTATTCCAGAACCACGCGCTGAATTTAAACCTCACGCTCCACGAATTGAGCAATTCAGCATTCCTCGCGACTCCATAGGAGCAGTTATTGGCCCTGGCGGTAAAGTAATTCAGGAAATTCAACGCGAAACCCTAACAACAATCACCATCGAGGAAATTAACAACCATGGAGTAGTTAGTGTATTTGCAGAATCGGCCGACAGTATAAGCGCTGCCGTAAAATGGATTAAAGGCATTGTGGCTGTTCCCGAAGTAGGAGAAATTTACCACGGCAAAGTAAAATCAATAATGCCTTTCGGTGCTTTCATCGAAATCATGCCCAATAAGGACGGACTTCTACACATCTCTGAAATAGACTGGAAACGCATTGAGAAAGTAGAAGATGTACTTAAAGAAGGCGATGAACTTGATGTTAAACTAATAGAAATTGATAAGAAGACTGGCAAACTTAAACTTTCAAGAAAGGTTTTACTAGAAAAACCAGAAAGTAAAAAGAAAGAACAGCAGTAA
- a CDS encoding putative DNA modification/repair radical SAM protein yields the protein MSNVLKKLEILAGAAKYDVSCASSGSNRSNSGKGLGNASPWGICHSFTEDGRCVSLLKIMFTNYCMYDCAYCLNRRSNDVPRTAFTVKEIVDLTIEFYRRNYIEGLFLSSGVVKSPDHTMSLLIRVAKELRTNHRYNGYIHLKSIPGASTELIREAGLYADRLSVNIEIPSEPNLKMLAPEKDYRSILTPMNSIHQGILVSKEDTRKFRSAPKFVPAGQSTQLIVGATPDTDNQILTLASGLYNHQDLKRVYYSGYIPINTNDSRLPVLSTPPLVRENRLYQSDWLMRFYFFRVDEIVNDRHPNLDLDIDPKLSYAIRNPWMFPVDVNKAPYELILRVPGIGVRSAKLILTSRRYGRISSYQLQKMGVVMKRAKYFITCNELGSSTINEIKPENMKQLFMPKKEIKKKDKHPGQLSFVFPD from the coding sequence ATGAGCAATGTGTTAAAAAAACTTGAAATTCTTGCGGGTGCTGCAAAGTACGATGTGTCCTGTGCATCGAGTGGGAGCAACAGGAGCAACAGTGGCAAGGGTTTAGGAAATGCATCGCCGTGGGGGATTTGCCATAGCTTTACTGAGGATGGGCGATGCGTTTCGTTGCTTAAGATAATGTTTACCAATTACTGTATGTACGATTGTGCATACTGCCTTAATAGGCGTAGCAACGATGTCCCGCGTACCGCATTCACCGTTAAGGAAATTGTAGATTTAACCATTGAATTTTACCGTAGAAACTATATCGAGGGATTATTCCTTAGTTCTGGCGTAGTAAAGAGCCCCGATCATACGATGTCGTTGCTAATACGAGTAGCAAAAGAACTAAGAACCAATCATCGTTACAATGGCTATATTCACCTAAAAAGCATTCCAGGCGCAAGTACCGAGTTAATTCGCGAGGCAGGCTTGTATGCCGATCGCTTAAGTGTTAATATCGAAATCCCATCCGAACCCAATCTGAAAATGCTTGCCCCTGAAAAGGATTACAGGAGTATACTAACTCCAATGAACTCAATCCATCAGGGAATATTGGTAAGCAAGGAGGACACGCGTAAATTCCGTTCGGCACCTAAATTTGTTCCCGCGGGACAAAGTACTCAGCTAATTGTTGGTGCAACGCCCGATACCGATAATCAGATCCTCACGCTTGCGTCGGGACTTTATAATCATCAAGACTTAAAGCGTGTTTATTACTCGGGCTATATTCCAATAAACACAAACGATAGCCGATTACCCGTACTATCTACCCCTCCTTTGGTACGCGAGAATAGGCTCTACCAATCGGATTGGTTAATGCGTTTTTACTTTTTTAGGGTTGATGAGATTGTGAACGATAGGCATCCAAACCTTGATTTAGATATCGACCCAAAGCTTAGTTATGCCATTCGTAATCCTTGGATGTTCCCCGTTGATGTAAATAAGGCGCCTTATGAGTTAATACTTCGTGTTCCGGGGATTGGTGTAAGGTCGGCAAAGTTGATATTAACTTCTCGTCGTTATGGTCGGATTAGTTCGTATCAGCTTCAAAAAATGGGGGTGGTTATGAAACGAGCCAAATATTTTATCACCTGCAATGAACTTGGCTCGTCAACCATCAACGAGATTAAACCCGAGAATATGAAGCAACTGTTTATGCCGAAAAAAGAAATTAAGAAGAAGGATAAACATCCCGGACAGTTAAGCTTTGTTTTTCCTGATTGA
- a CDS encoding N-acyl-L-amino acid amidohydrolase, protein MAQVIPTPYWETNIPIDQVIAWRRHIHQNPELSFKEVKTSEYVAGVLKSFGNIEVIRPTATSVIGILHGAKPGKTIAFRADMDALPVQEETGLPFSSSVSGVSHACGHDAHTAILLGTVATLSKLQKDLMGTVYFIFQHAEEQDPGGAQEIVKSGVLNKVEAFFGLHVFSNYPVGHVGILPTGAASTTADFFYLTIQGKGTHGSMPHLGIDPIVTGAEIVTALQTIISRNVTPGEMAVISVGQFQAGDAPNVIPDRVEISGTVRTIAESTRQLIADRIKIVVDNISKANGATCNLNYVFSYKPIQNDIALNKFARESVAKVLGNDCVFDAPRMTASEDFAYYSDIAPECFLILGVGSGGANHNPAFNIDESALVNGVKTEVQIILDYLSKK, encoded by the coding sequence ATGGCCCAGGTGATTCCAACTCCTTATTGGGAAACGAACATTCCAATTGACCAAGTTATAGCGTGGCGTCGCCACATTCATCAAAACCCTGAGTTGTCGTTTAAAGAAGTTAAAACATCGGAGTATGTTGCTGGAGTATTAAAAAGTTTTGGCAATATTGAGGTGATACGTCCCACGGCCACAAGTGTAATTGGCATTTTACATGGTGCAAAACCAGGAAAAACTATAGCCTTTAGAGCGGATATGGACGCTTTGCCTGTTCAGGAAGAGACCGGACTTCCGTTTTCATCTTCGGTTTCTGGGGTGAGCCACGCTTGTGGTCACGATGCTCATACAGCAATACTCCTTGGAACTGTTGCTACCTTATCTAAATTGCAGAAAGATCTTATGGGTACGGTATATTTTATATTTCAGCATGCTGAGGAGCAAGATCCTGGCGGCGCTCAAGAGATAGTTAAATCGGGAGTTTTAAACAAGGTTGAAGCCTTTTTTGGTCTTCACGTTTTTTCCAATTACCCGGTAGGGCATGTAGGCATTCTCCCCACTGGTGCGGCATCTACCACTGCTGATTTTTTTTATCTCACCATACAAGGTAAGGGTACTCATGGTTCCATGCCTCACCTTGGTATAGATCCTATTGTTACTGGAGCCGAAATTGTTACTGCGCTGCAAACTATTATTTCACGGAATGTTACTCCTGGCGAGATGGCCGTTATTTCTGTTGGTCAATTTCAGGCTGGCGATGCTCCAAATGTTATACCTGATAGGGTTGAAATATCAGGAACTGTTCGCACAATTGCAGAATCTACACGCCAATTAATTGCAGATCGTATAAAAATTGTTGTCGACAATATTTCCAAGGCAAATGGTGCTACATGTAACCTCAACTACGTTTTCAGCTATAAACCCATTCAGAACGATATTGCTCTTAATAAGTTTGCAAGGGAGAGTGTTGCTAAAGTTTTAGGCAACGATTGTGTGTTTGACGCTCCTCGGATGACTGCCAGCGAAGATTTTGCTTACTATAGCGATATTGCCCCAGAATGTTTCCTGATTTTGGGCGTTGGTTCTGGCGGTGCAAACCATAATCCGGCATTTAATATTGATGAGTCTGCGCTTGTTAATGGTGTAAAAACTGAAGTGCAAATAATACTCGATTACTTGAGCAAAAAATAA
- a CDS encoding tRNA/rRNA methyltransferase, producing the protein MMKNRKLANEELNRKSVDEYKTAGKLPIVVVLDNIRSLNNVGSVFRTADALLVEKILLCGITGTPPDNEIHRTALGAENSVSWEYIDRTVIAVEQLKANGYKVISIEQAENSHNLISYQPEPNAKYALVFGNELRGVEQEVVDLSDECIEIPQFGTKHSFNISVSAGIVLWDFFSKLSK; encoded by the coding sequence ATGATGAAAAATAGGAAATTGGCTAACGAAGAGTTAAACCGTAAGAGTGTAGATGAATATAAGACAGCGGGTAAACTGCCTATTGTTGTGGTGCTGGATAATATAAGGAGTTTAAATAATGTAGGATCGGTTTTTAGAACCGCTGATGCGCTATTGGTTGAGAAAATTTTGCTTTGCGGAATAACCGGAACGCCCCCAGATAATGAGATTCACCGAACTGCACTTGGTGCCGAGAATTCTGTTAGTTGGGAGTATATTGATAGAACCGTAATTGCTGTAGAGCAACTAAAAGCGAATGGTTATAAGGTAATATCAATAGAACAAGCCGAAAATAGCCATAATTTGATATCGTATCAACCAGAGCCTAATGCGAAATATGCATTAGTATTCGGAAATGAACTGCGTGGAGTTGAGCAGGAAGTAGTTGATTTATCCGATGAATGTATCGAAATACCGCAGTTTGGGACAAAGCATTCTTTCAATATCTCTGTTTCGGCAGGTATCGTGCTTTGGGATTTCTTCTCGAAATTGAGTAAGTAA
- a CDS encoding prolyl endopeptidase — translation MKKIAVILIVFVPMVFVACNSNRVKYPETKKVDVVDDYFGTKVSDPYRWLEDDKSPEVAEWVKSQNEITSNYLNQIPFRTKIKNRLTEIWNYTSMGVPFKEGGRYYFYKKDGLQNQSILYTMESLESEPKVLLDPNTLSADGTVALSSVVPSRDGKYMAYTTNDGGSDWQKINIMDLATGKNLTDEIKWVKISSIAWYKNGFFYSRYDAPKDGSELSNINQNHKVYYHTIGTNPETDELIFSNKQYPLRNYTTQTTEDEKYLIIYETESTYGNSIYIKNLSDKKTDFSQLTTGFEFEYTILDHINDNLIVLTNYKAPKYKLIKININSLEVGNWKDLLPERKDVLSNCALIGGKVVATYIVDAKSKVEVYNLDGNKISDIEFPTLGTIGGISGSINDSIAFYNFSSFTVPSVVYKYNIEKNQSTEFFKPEINFNFNDYETKQVFYTSKDGTLVPMFIVHKKGIELNGENPTLLYGYGGFNISLMPYFSTARLLWLENGGVFAMANLRGGGEYGENWYRAGTKLNKQNVFDDFIAAAEYLIKEKYTSPKKLAIQGGSNGGLLVGAVINQRPDLFKVAIPQVGVMDMLRFHKFTIGWNWINDFGSSEDSIQFLNLYRFSPIHNIQQGVKYPAIMVTTADHDDRVVPAHSFKYIATMQDKNKRAKNPAIIRIQTRAGHGAGTPTALMIDEYTDIYSFIFYNMGIDLQ, via the coding sequence ATGAAAAAGATTGCTGTAATCCTAATAGTTTTTGTTCCAATGGTGTTTGTTGCTTGTAATAGTAACAGGGTAAAATATCCCGAAACCAAGAAAGTTGATGTTGTTGATGATTATTTCGGAACAAAGGTTTCCGACCCTTATCGTTGGCTCGAAGATGATAAATCCCCCGAAGTAGCAGAATGGGTAAAATCCCAAAATGAAATTACATCCAACTACCTCAACCAAATACCCTTCCGTACAAAAATTAAAAATCGCTTAACCGAAATATGGAATTACACATCAATGGGTGTACCTTTTAAAGAAGGCGGCCGTTACTATTTTTACAAAAAGGATGGACTTCAGAACCAAAGCATCCTTTATACTATGGAATCGTTAGAATCCGAGCCCAAAGTTCTGCTCGATCCCAATACATTAAGTGCAGATGGAACCGTAGCGCTATCATCTGTAGTTCCATCACGCGATGGCAAGTACATGGCCTACACCACCAACGATGGCGGTTCTGATTGGCAGAAAATCAACATTATGGATCTTGCTACTGGCAAAAATTTGACCGATGAAATTAAGTGGGTAAAAATTTCGTCAATTGCATGGTACAAAAATGGTTTCTTTTACAGTAGGTATGATGCTCCTAAAGATGGATCGGAACTTTCAAACATAAACCAAAACCATAAAGTTTACTATCACACTATTGGAACAAATCCAGAAACCGATGAACTAATATTTTCGAATAAGCAATACCCTTTACGAAACTACACAACCCAAACAACCGAGGATGAAAAGTACCTTATCATCTACGAAACAGAATCAACCTACGGAAATTCAATCTATATCAAAAATTTATCGGATAAAAAAACTGATTTTTCCCAACTAACAACTGGATTTGAATTCGAATACACCATTCTTGATCATATAAACGACAATCTTATCGTTCTAACCAACTACAAAGCTCCCAAATACAAGCTAATCAAGATAAATATTAATAGCCTTGAGGTTGGAAACTGGAAAGATTTACTCCCCGAACGAAAAGATGTTCTTAGCAACTGTGCCCTAATAGGGGGAAAGGTTGTTGCAACCTACATTGTAGATGCAAAAAGCAAGGTTGAGGTATATAACCTTGATGGAAATAAAATTTCTGATATCGAATTTCCGACTTTGGGCACAATAGGTGGAATTAGTGGATCAATTAACGACAGCATCGCATTCTATAACTTCTCTTCATTTACAGTACCTTCGGTTGTTTACAAGTACAATATCGAAAAAAACCAATCAACCGAATTCTTTAAACCTGAGATTAATTTCAACTTCAACGATTACGAAACAAAGCAAGTATTCTACACAAGCAAGGATGGCACTTTGGTTCCTATGTTTATAGTGCACAAAAAAGGAATAGAACTCAATGGAGAAAACCCAACCCTACTATATGGATACGGCGGTTTTAACATTAGTTTGATGCCTTACTTCAGCACCGCACGTTTGTTGTGGCTCGAGAATGGTGGAGTTTTTGCAATGGCCAACCTACGTGGCGGTGGTGAGTATGGCGAGAACTGGTATAGAGCGGGCACAAAACTCAACAAGCAGAATGTATTTGATGATTTTATTGCCGCAGCGGAATATCTTATCAAAGAAAAATATACATCGCCAAAGAAATTAGCAATCCAGGGAGGTTCAAATGGAGGACTTCTAGTTGGAGCCGTTATTAATCAACGCCCCGATCTTTTTAAAGTGGCCATTCCGCAAGTTGGAGTAATGGATATGCTACGTTTCCACAAATTCACCATTGGATGGAACTGGATTAACGATTTCGGATCGAGTGAGGATTCAATCCAATTTCTGAATTTGTACAGGTTTTCACCTATTCACAATATTCAGCAAGGGGTAAAATATCCTGCAATAATGGTTACTACCGCCGATCATGATGACAGGGTTGTTCCAGCCCACTCGTTCAAGTATATTGCCACCATGCAGGATAAGAATAAACGAGCTAAAAATCCCGCAATAATAAGGATTCAAACCCGTGCAGGACATGGCGCAGGAACACCAACCGCGCTGATGATTGATGAGTACACCGATATTTATTCCTTTATATTTTATAACATGGGAATCGATCTTCAATAG
- a CDS encoding NAD(P)-dependent oxidoreductase, producing MRILVTGANGIVGKKVVKQLVASGNHEVYATSLKRMQLEGAQTFTSNLQNADINNLVEQLKLETIIHCAALSSPDACEVDRFMCKKMNIEVTARIAAACRDYSAHLVFLSTDFIFDGIKGNYTEEDAINPISYYGESKMESENMLRTMGIPHAVVRTSLVYGYEEKLSRANILTRVIQYMKKQQAYRVPVDQIRTPTLAEDLAKGIATISENKINGLYHIAGADSISVADFANQIAKTFNLDESLLQRVTTKELSEPAPRPLNSSLVIEKARQDLIYNPTPIIEGLKIVKSQMDL from the coding sequence ATGAGAATACTCGTAACCGGCGCAAATGGAATTGTAGGTAAAAAAGTTGTGAAACAACTTGTTGCTAGTGGAAACCACGAAGTTTATGCAACATCCCTTAAACGAATGCAACTCGAAGGGGCCCAAACATTCACATCGAACCTTCAGAATGCCGATATAAACAACCTAGTTGAACAGCTAAAACTCGAAACCATCATTCACTGCGCAGCACTCTCCAGTCCCGATGCCTGTGAGGTTGACCGGTTCATGTGCAAAAAAATGAATATTGAGGTTACGGCAAGAATTGCCGCTGCATGCAGGGATTACAGTGCCCATTTGGTATTCCTATCTACCGATTTCATATTCGATGGCATTAAAGGCAATTACACCGAGGAAGATGCTATAAATCCAATTTCGTACTACGGAGAATCGAAGATGGAGTCGGAAAACATGCTAAGAACAATGGGTATACCCCATGCTGTTGTTCGGACCTCGCTGGTATATGGTTATGAGGAAAAACTATCGCGAGCCAACATACTTACAAGAGTAATTCAATACATGAAAAAGCAGCAGGCATACAGGGTCCCTGTAGATCAAATACGAACCCCAACACTTGCCGAAGATTTAGCAAAAGGAATTGCAACCATCTCCGAAAATAAAATTAATGGCCTTTACCACATTGCTGGGGCCGATAGTATTTCGGTTGCCGATTTTGCAAACCAAATAGCAAAAACATTCAACCTAGACGAATCACTTTTACAGAGAGTTACAACAAAAGAATTATCGGAACCCGCACCACGCCCCCTCAACTCATCGCTTGTAATTGAAAAGGCTCGCCAAGATTTAATCTACAACCCAACACCAATTATTGAAGGATTAAAAATTGTTAAATCTCAAATGGATTTATAG